One region of Dokdonia sp. 4H-3-7-5 genomic DNA includes:
- the purD gene encoding phosphoribosylamine--glycine ligase — protein sequence MNILILGSGGREHTFAYKLAQSEQCDSLFVAPGNAGTAQIATNVAIGMTDFEAIKTLVIKEQITMVVVGPEDPLVQGVYDFFKADDALKNVAVIGPSREGAELEGSKERAKEFMIAHDIPTAAYEAFTVETLEKGQAFLETLNPPYVLKADGLAAGKGVLIIEDLNEAKEELASMLGGKFGDASTTVVIEEFLDGIELSVFVLTDGKNYKVLPTAKDYKRIGEGDKGLNTGGMGAISPVPFADDAFMKKIEDRIVKPTVNGLTKENIDYKGFIFIGIIKVGDEPKVIEYNVRMGDPETEVVLPRIQSDLVSLFKAVDNQTLDKQEFKVDARSAATVMLVSGGYPEAYEKGKVITGLEKIEGSIAFHAGTTEKDGAVVTNGGRVIAITSFHEDYREAIKKSYQNIEKLHFDRMNYRTDIGFDL from the coding sequence ATGAATATCTTAATCTTAGGTTCTGGAGGACGCGAGCATACATTTGCTTATAAACTAGCACAGAGCGAGCAATGTGATTCTCTTTTTGTTGCACCAGGAAATGCAGGTACTGCTCAAATTGCAACTAATGTTGCCATAGGCATGACCGATTTTGAAGCTATCAAAACTTTAGTGATTAAGGAACAAATAACAATGGTTGTTGTAGGACCTGAGGATCCGCTTGTGCAAGGAGTATATGACTTCTTTAAAGCAGATGATGCTCTAAAAAACGTTGCTGTCATTGGACCAAGCAGGGAAGGAGCAGAACTTGAAGGGAGTAAGGAGCGAGCGAAGGAATTTATGATTGCTCATGATATTCCTACGGCTGCCTACGAAGCCTTTACGGTAGAAACACTAGAGAAAGGACAAGCGTTTTTAGAAACTTTAAATCCTCCATATGTATTAAAAGCAGATGGTCTTGCGGCGGGTAAAGGAGTTTTAATCATAGAGGATCTTAATGAGGCAAAGGAGGAACTAGCAAGCATGCTTGGTGGTAAATTTGGCGATGCAAGTACGACCGTAGTGATTGAAGAGTTTCTAGACGGAATCGAACTTAGTGTGTTTGTACTTACAGATGGTAAAAATTATAAAGTGCTTCCTACAGCCAAAGATTATAAACGTATAGGTGAAGGTGATAAAGGACTTAACACTGGAGGAATGGGTGCAATAAGCCCAGTTCCATTTGCAGATGATGCTTTTATGAAAAAAATAGAAGACCGTATTGTGAAGCCTACGGTTAATGGTCTTACTAAAGAAAATATAGATTACAAGGGATTCATATTTATTGGTATTATAAAAGTAGGGGATGAACCTAAGGTAATTGAGTACAATGTACGCATGGGTGATCCTGAGACAGAGGTAGTATTACCACGTATTCAGTCTGATCTTGTATCACTTTTCAAAGCGGTGGATAATCAAACATTAGATAAGCAAGAATTTAAGGTAGATGCTAGAAGTGCGGCTACAGTAATGCTTGTTTCTGGAGGATATCCAGAAGCTTATGAAAAAGGAAAAGTAATCACAGGGCTTGAAAAAATTGAAGGATCTATTGCTTTTCATGCAGGAACAACAGAAAAAGATGGCGCAGTGGTTACTAATGGCGGTAGAGTGATTGCTATCACTTCCTTCCATGAAGATTACAGAGAGGCCATAAAAAAATCCTACCAGAATATAGAAAAACTACATTTTGATAGGATGAATTATCGTACAGATATAGGTTTTGACCTATAG
- a CDS encoding DUF6341 family protein: MSLTGFFEGIEEFAEATLFAPFNALAELELSNWWLANGVNWLFMLICAAAIVYWIMEIKKYDDNDTEYREAKAHGFLGKNSELESNL; this comes from the coding sequence ATGAGTTTGACAGGATTTTTCGAAGGCATTGAAGAATTTGCAGAAGCAACTTTATTTGCACCTTTTAACGCCCTTGCCGAATTAGAATTGAGCAACTGGTGGCTTGCTAACGGAGTAAACTGGTTATTTATGCTCATTTGTGCAGCTGCAATCGTATACTGGATTATGGAAATTAAAAAGTATGACGATAACGATACAGAATACCGCGAAGCAAAAGCTCACGGTTTCTTAGGTAAAAACAGCGAGCTAGAAAGCAACCTTTAA
- a CDS encoding DUF6427 family protein — protein MLTRFFGTSKPLAIAVVLIYMTLGFFYSHRGIITEPFSWTSTSKTLGMWVLYVLTMFILSFVSQKNDLTKRSSYGVLLFAAFSLALPVALKDHAILIAGFFILIALRRIISFKSELHMERKIFDAALWILLASLAFYFSWLYVIAIYLALLFYRITVVRYLFIPLLALLSFSVIYYSILLFQVGDPSEVSLSFQSISLDFTAYNNLQVLAAIAFFIGTLLWTIWKYLGEQRRASTGSKSRYSVILGILAVGLVVILFTTTKTGAEWYFIIPVMTIIVSNYLENTESLLFKESLLWFIILLPIIIHLLP, from the coding sequence ATGCTCACAAGATTTTTTGGGACTTCAAAACCACTCGCTATTGCCGTTGTTTTGATATATATGACCTTAGGGTTTTTCTATAGCCACAGAGGTATAATTACAGAACCATTTTCATGGACAAGTACATCTAAAACATTGGGCATGTGGGTACTTTATGTGCTCACTATGTTTATATTAAGTTTTGTTTCTCAAAAAAATGACCTTACTAAGCGATCTTCATATGGAGTACTCTTGTTTGCAGCATTTAGCCTGGCATTACCAGTCGCTCTAAAGGATCACGCCATATTAATAGCTGGTTTCTTTATCTTAATTGCGCTACGTAGGATCATCAGTTTCAAGTCAGAATTACACATGGAGCGCAAAATTTTTGACGCGGCACTGTGGATATTATTAGCCTCTCTAGCTTTTTATTTTAGCTGGTTGTACGTTATAGCAATTTATCTAGCGTTATTATTTTATAGAATCACGGTAGTAAGGTATCTGTTTATTCCGCTACTAGCATTACTGAGCTTTAGTGTAATTTATTATTCTATTCTATTGTTTCAAGTGGGTGATCCTTCTGAGGTGTCATTATCATTTCAATCTATATCACTAGATTTTACAGCTTATAATAATTTACAGGTGCTCGCGGCAATTGCTTTCTTCATAGGGACATTATTGTGGACTATATGGAAATATCTAGGCGAACAACGAAGGGCTTCTACGGGATCAAAAAGTAGATACTCGGTTATTTTAGGAATACTAGCTGTGGGACTAGTGGTAATCTTATTTACCACCACAAAAACAGGGGCAGAGTGGTACTTTATTATACCCGTAATGACCATCATTGTAAGTAATTATCTCGAAAATACAGAGAGCTTGCTATTTAAGGAAAGCTTATTATGGTTTATCATATTATTACCTATCATAATACATCTACTACCTTAA